In one Oncorhynchus nerka isolate Pitt River linkage group LG7, Oner_Uvic_2.0, whole genome shotgun sequence genomic region, the following are encoded:
- the LOC115124017 gene encoding mitochondrial carnitine/acylcarnitine carrier protein-like isoform X2, whose amino-acid sequence MGELGELELELLQGNQEKHISLLKNFVAGGAGGACLLFVGHPLDTIKGLLGLYKGMGAPLASVAPMMAISFFGFGLGKQLLQPDSTKTLMPTQLFLSGCLAGVFTTVIVCPGERVKCLLQVQASGGQQAVRYAGPLDCALKLYKTQGIRSIYKGTTLTLIRDVPSNGAYFMAYDFLKHKMTAEGESVSQLSTPKILLCGGIAGICNWIVGLPPDVLKTNFQTAPDGRYRGTGLLDVLRELLRDEGPRALYKGSNAVFLRAFPANAACFLGYELALECLNWLAPTW is encoded by the exons ATGGGAGAGTTGGGAGAGTTGGAGCTGGAGCTCCTCCAGGGAAACCAGGAGAAACATATCTCTCTGTTAAAGAACTTTGTGGCGGGAGGAGCGGGAGGAGCTTGCCTTCTGTTCGTGGGACACCCGCTCGACACAATCAAG ggacTTCTTGGGCTGTACAAGGGGATGGGGGCCCCCCTAGCCAGCGTAGCTCCTATGATGGCCATTAGTTTCTTTGGGTTCGGACTGGGAAAACAGCTGTTGCAACCAGACTCCACTAAGACACTGAT gCCTACCCAACTGTTTCTCTCAGGCTGTCTAGCAGGTGTTTTCACTACAGTGATAGTGTGTCCTGGAGAAAGGGTCAAGTGTTTACTTCAG gtgcagGCCAGCGGGGGGCAGCAGGCAGTACGGTACGCAGGTCCTCTGGACTGTGCTCTCAAGTTGTATAAAACACAAGGCATCCGCTCCATCTACAAAGGAACAACACTCACACTCATCAGAG aCGTGCCTTCTAATGGTGCCTACTTCATGGCTTATGACTTCCTGAAACACAAAATGACAGCTGAGGGTGAAAG tgtgtcccAGCTCAGCACTCCAAAGATCCTCCTTTGCGGTGGCATAGCGGGCATCTGTAACTGGATTGTGGGACTTCCACCCGACGTACTCAAGACCAACTTCCAGACAg ctccagACGGGCGCTACAGGGGAACAGGTCTGCTAGATGTACTGCGGGAGCTGCTTCGTGACGAGGGGCCCAGAGCACTCTATAAAGGATCCAACGCCGTGTTCCTCAGAGCCTTCCCTGCCAACGCG GCCTGTTTTCTAGGGTATGAATTGGCGTTAGAGTGTCTAAATTGGCTGGCTCCCACCTGGTGA
- the LOC115124017 gene encoding mitochondrial carnitine/acylcarnitine carrier protein-like isoform X1 yields MGELGELELELLQGNQEKHISLLKNFVAGGAGGACLLFVGHPLDTIKVRLQTQPRVPSQDVLYKGAYDCFRKTVSKEGLLGLYKGMGAPLASVAPMMAISFFGFGLGKQLLQPDSTKTLMPTQLFLSGCLAGVFTTVIVCPGERVKCLLQVQASGGQQAVRYAGPLDCALKLYKTQGIRSIYKGTTLTLIRDVPSNGAYFMAYDFLKHKMTAEGESVSQLSTPKILLCGGIAGICNWIVGLPPDVLKTNFQTAPDGRYRGTGLLDVLRELLRDEGPRALYKGSNAVFLRAFPANAACFLGYELALECLNWLAPTW; encoded by the exons ATGGGAGAGTTGGGAGAGTTGGAGCTGGAGCTCCTCCAGGGAAACCAGGAGAAACATATCTCTCTGTTAAAGAACTTTGTGGCGGGAGGAGCGGGAGGAGCTTGCCTTCTGTTCGTGGGACACCCGCTCGACACAATCAAG GTGCGGCTACAGACCCAGCCCAGAGTGCCCAGCCAGGATGTCCTCTACAAAGGTGCTTATGACTGCTTCCGAAAGACTGTCTCCAAAGAG ggacTTCTTGGGCTGTACAAGGGGATGGGGGCCCCCCTAGCCAGCGTAGCTCCTATGATGGCCATTAGTTTCTTTGGGTTCGGACTGGGAAAACAGCTGTTGCAACCAGACTCCACTAAGACACTGAT gCCTACCCAACTGTTTCTCTCAGGCTGTCTAGCAGGTGTTTTCACTACAGTGATAGTGTGTCCTGGAGAAAGGGTCAAGTGTTTACTTCAG gtgcagGCCAGCGGGGGGCAGCAGGCAGTACGGTACGCAGGTCCTCTGGACTGTGCTCTCAAGTTGTATAAAACACAAGGCATCCGCTCCATCTACAAAGGAACAACACTCACACTCATCAGAG aCGTGCCTTCTAATGGTGCCTACTTCATGGCTTATGACTTCCTGAAACACAAAATGACAGCTGAGGGTGAAAG tgtgtcccAGCTCAGCACTCCAAAGATCCTCCTTTGCGGTGGCATAGCGGGCATCTGTAACTGGATTGTGGGACTTCCACCCGACGTACTCAAGACCAACTTCCAGACAg ctccagACGGGCGCTACAGGGGAACAGGTCTGCTAGATGTACTGCGGGAGCTGCTTCGTGACGAGGGGCCCAGAGCACTCTATAAAGGATCCAACGCCGTGTTCCTCAGAGCCTTCCCTGCCAACGCG GCCTGTTTTCTAGGGTATGAATTGGCGTTAGAGTGTCTAAATTGGCTGGCTCCCACCTGGTGA
- the LOC135572672 gene encoding uncharacterized protein LOC135572672: MVSCIVVLSGPKHPRTHTHTPVRTPTPLYAHPHPRTHTHTPVRTPTPPYAHPHPRSHTHTPYAHPHPHTHTPYAHPHPVRTPTPRTHTHTPYAHPHPVRTPTPPYAHPHPRTHTHTPYLHPVRTPTPPVRTPTPRTHTHTPIRTPTPPYAHPHPRRTPPVRTPTPPYAHPHPVRTPTPPYAHPHPQ; this comes from the coding sequence ATGGTCAGTTGCATTGTTGTCTTGTCTGGACCCAAACACCCCCGTACGCACACCCACACCCCCGTACGCACACCCACACCCCTGTACGCACACCCACACCCCCGTACGCACACCCACACCCCCGTACGCACACCCACACCCCCGTACGCACACCCACACCCCCGTTCGCACACCCACACCCCGTACGCACACCCACACCCCCATACGCACACCCCGTACGCACACCCACACCCCGTACGCACACCCACACCCCGTACGCACACCCACACCCCGTACGCACACCCACACCCCGTACGCACACCCACACCCCCGTATGCACACCCACACCCCCGTACGCACACCCACACCCCGTACCTACACCCCGTACGCACACCCACACCCCCCGTACGCACACCCACACCCCGTACGCACACCCACACCCCCATACGCACACCCACACCCCCGTATGCACACCCACACCCCCGTCGCACACCCCCCGTACGCACACCCACACCCCCGTACGCACACCCACACCCCGTACGCACACCCACACCCCCATacgcacacccacacccacaataA